The Leptolyngbya sp. CCY15150 genome contains a region encoding:
- a CDS encoding pantothenate kinase translates to MTPPSPCFALAIGNSRLHWLWEEPSQPPLVWHTPHLSREAIAHWLLHRCQAQALPDGFLMVDDDRSLLRLQQPLWNGPPPLLHMASVVPTQTRLWQDSYTPVHCLSLADVPLSGLYPSLGLDRAIALWGLIAQQRSPALVIDAGTALTFTGADAHRRLVGGAIVPGLSLQLRSLSQQTAALPWLDAQALHQPERWASTTEAAIYSGVLHTLLAGLTDFVQAWQQDYPTSAIALTGGDAPLLYRHLQQATPALAQTLDLLPSLLMMGLRSLTCESMKKRN, encoded by the coding sequence ATGACTCCGCCCTCTCCTTGCTTTGCCCTTGCTATTGGTAACTCCCGCCTGCACTGGCTGTGGGAGGAGCCGTCCCAACCTCCACTGGTTTGGCATACGCCCCATCTTTCTAGGGAAGCGATCGCCCACTGGTTACTCCACCGCTGCCAGGCCCAAGCTTTGCCGGACGGATTTCTGATGGTGGACGACGATCGCAGCCTGCTGCGCCTCCAGCAACCGCTCTGGAACGGGCCGCCACCGCTGTTGCACATGGCATCGGTTGTCCCAACACAAACTCGACTGTGGCAAGATTCGTATACCCCCGTTCACTGCCTGAGCCTGGCAGATGTGCCCCTGAGCGGCCTCTATCCCAGCCTCGGACTCGATCGAGCCATTGCCCTCTGGGGGCTGATTGCCCAGCAGCGATCGCCCGCCCTGGTCATTGATGCCGGCACCGCCCTGACCTTCACCGGAGCCGATGCTCACCGTCGCCTGGTCGGCGGCGCGATTGTACCGGGGCTGTCGTTACAACTGCGATCGCTCTCCCAGCAAACCGCTGCTCTGCCCTGGTTAGACGCTCAAGCCCTGCACCAGCCTGAGCGCTGGGCCAGCACCACCGAGGCTGCCATCTACAGCGGCGTGCTCCACACCCTGCTAGCCGGGCTGACAGATTTTGTGCAGGCTTGGCAGCAGGACTATCCCACCAGTGCGATCGCGCTCACCGGCGGCGATGCGCCCCTGCTCTACCGCCACCTCCAGCAAGCCACTCCTGCCCTGGCCCAAACCCTTGATCTCCTGCCCAGTCTTCTCATGATGGGACTGCGATCGCTGACCTGCGAGTCTATGAAGAAACGTAATTGA
- a CDS encoding type IV pilus twitching motility protein PilT translates to MDLMIEDLMEQLVEMGGSDLHLSAGLPPYFRISGHLTPIGDEPLTSEQCQRLIFSMLNNNQRKMLEQNWELDCSYGVKGLARFRVNVYKDRGTYAACLRALSSKIPSFDKLGLPDVVREMAEKPRGLVLVTGPTGSGKTTTLAAMIDLINRTRAEHILTVEDPIEFVYEPIKSLIHQRQLGEDTKSFANALRAALREDPDIILVGEMRDLETISLAISAAETGHLVFGTLHTSSAAQTVDRMIDVFPSERQTQVRVQLSNSLVAVFSQTLVARKNPKPNEFGRIMAQEIMIVTPAISNLIREGKTSQIYSAIQTGGKLGMVTLEKVLADLYKAGSITFEAAMSNTSRSDELQRLIGPVAGTPSGKNAYANR, encoded by the coding sequence ATGGATCTAATGATTGAAGATCTGATGGAACAACTGGTAGAAATGGGAGGCTCAGATTTACACCTCTCCGCTGGTCTACCACCTTACTTCCGGATTAGCGGACACCTCACCCCTATTGGCGATGAGCCCCTGACCTCTGAGCAATGTCAGCGACTCATCTTCAGTATGCTGAACAACAACCAGCGGAAAATGCTGGAGCAAAACTGGGAATTAGACTGCTCCTATGGGGTGAAAGGATTGGCTCGATTCCGGGTCAATGTGTACAAAGATCGAGGCACGTACGCAGCCTGTCTACGGGCCCTCAGCTCTAAGATTCCTAGCTTCGACAAACTAGGCTTGCCAGATGTGGTGCGAGAGATGGCCGAAAAACCTCGGGGGTTAGTGTTGGTCACAGGGCCCACCGGCTCCGGGAAAACCACCACCCTAGCTGCCATGATTGACTTGATCAATCGCACTCGGGCAGAGCATATTCTCACCGTAGAAGACCCGATTGAGTTTGTCTACGAACCCATCAAGAGCCTGATTCACCAACGGCAGCTTGGGGAAGATACTAAGAGTTTTGCCAATGCGTTAAGAGCAGCCCTGCGGGAAGATCCAGATATCATTCTGGTGGGTGAAATGCGGGACTTGGAAACGATTTCCCTCGCTATTTCGGCAGCAGAAACCGGTCACCTTGTATTTGGTACCTTGCACACCAGTTCCGCTGCTCAAACCGTTGACCGGATGATCGACGTCTTTCCTTCAGAGCGCCAAACCCAGGTACGGGTGCAGCTATCCAACTCCCTAGTCGCTGTTTTCAGCCAAACCTTGGTGGCCCGTAAAAATCCAAAACCCAATGAATTTGGGCGGATTATGGCTCAGGAAATCATGATTGTGACTCCAGCCATCTCCAACCTGATTCGGGAAGGTAAAACCTCTCAGATTTACTCGGCCATTCAAACCGGCGGGAAACTTGGGATGGTGACCTTGGAAAAAGTTTTAGCCGATCTTTACAAAGCGGGCAGCATTACCTTCGAAGCTGCGATGTCGAATACATCTCGCTCTGATGAGCTGCAACGGTTGATTGGCCCAGTCGCCGGTACTCCCAGTGGCAAGAATGCTTACGCGAATCGCTAA
- a CDS encoding sugar ABC transporter permease: MPTSAASQDSRTAWLFLTPALLLLGVFVGFPILYLVVLSFTTGSFTRSGLQWVGSQNYQRLLTDPDVGQVIGNTLYFTIGTVIPSLVLPLLLAVGLNRAIALQGILRTAYFIPSVTSLVATGLGFRWLFQTDGPVNTLLGVAGINPIAWLSSTPWAMVVLIVLSSWKQLGFNLVVFLAGLQTIPVSLYEAARLDGAGRWQTFWYITLPCLRPTLVFAAVTTTIFTLRSFEQPYVITGGGPLNSTNLLVFYIYNQAFAQFDWGYAAAAATLLLGVAIALVYLQLRTSNS, translated from the coding sequence ATGCCAACCTCTGCTGCCTCCCAGGACAGTCGCACAGCTTGGCTGTTTTTGACGCCAGCCCTTTTGCTGCTGGGCGTTTTTGTAGGCTTTCCCATCCTGTATTTAGTGGTTCTCAGCTTTACCACCGGCAGCTTCACCCGCAGCGGTCTACAGTGGGTGGGCAGCCAGAATTATCAGCGGCTCTTAACCGATCCCGATGTTGGGCAGGTGATCGGCAATACCCTCTATTTCACCATCGGCACCGTGATCCCCAGCCTAGTGCTGCCCCTGCTGTTGGCCGTAGGACTGAATCGAGCGATCGCCCTCCAAGGCATCTTGCGCACCGCCTATTTCATCCCGTCGGTCACGTCATTGGTGGCCACAGGTCTGGGATTTCGTTGGCTATTCCAAACCGATGGCCCCGTGAATACCTTGCTGGGAGTGGCGGGGATCAACCCCATTGCTTGGTTAAGCAGTACGCCATGGGCGATGGTCGTGCTCATTGTCCTCAGCAGTTGGAAACAACTGGGGTTCAACCTAGTCGTCTTCCTTGCGGGCCTGCAAACAATTCCCGTGAGCCTCTATGAAGCAGCTCGGCTCGATGGGGCTGGGCGTTGGCAAACCTTTTGGTACATCACCCTACCCTGCCTGCGCCCCACCCTCGTCTTTGCTGCTGTCACCACAACAATTTTCACCCTGCGCAGCTTCGAGCAACCCTACGTGATCACCGGCGGTGGCCCCCTCAACTCCACCAATCTGCTAGTGTTTTATATCTATAACCAAGCCTTTGCCCAGTTCGACTGGGGCTACGCAGCCGCAGCAGCCACCCTGTTACTGGGAGTGGCGATCGCCCTGGTCTATCTACAACTGCGTACTAGTAACTCCTAA
- a CDS encoding GH3 auxin-responsive promoter family protein: protein MLVLVSLVTRRLRDQFIRKTRRVKAVQEQFLLELLRVQETTEVGQVLGLSKIQTVDQFREQVPIWPYSQYNPYLQRVANGEHNIVTPDPLIGLNVTSGTTGDRKFIVVTKRSQRLINRTNQVAMGFALTLARQQKRPLGQLLVTTAVISTGVTQGGIPYGHVSSSGLRLSDRIYRYVFSQPYDALKISNPVARHYVCLLFAMNKRHTGLIGATFPVLVLRLCDYLDRFRDRLLDDLAAGTIPTDLSIEPDLRQTLERLIRPQPRRAAELRQILKDTGTLTPRQIWPDLAFVITAKGGTSNFYFQRFADHFGDLPIFGGTYASAEATFGVHWHFESEGAILAIDNGFFEFIPADQWQVEQPKTLLATEVKVGEFYRILITNYAGFYRYDLGDVVEVIGFYEQAPLIVFRYRQGGTLSATTEKTTEYHATRALQAAQRDHGVQLKDFCITLSEQITFAYYVINVEVSADSPLEDPQAFLDQCDRYLQLENASYGEKRTSGEIGEPRLRLLAPGSFTILYARQIKPGMTDAQLKFPHISGDRSFMDGIEVEQEIVL from the coding sequence GTGTTGGTCTTGGTTTCACTGGTAACCCGGCGACTCCGGGATCAGTTCATTCGCAAAACCCGACGGGTGAAAGCGGTTCAGGAACAGTTTTTGCTAGAGCTATTGCGGGTTCAGGAAACCACGGAAGTGGGGCAAGTTCTAGGATTATCCAAGATTCAAACAGTGGATCAATTTCGTGAACAGGTGCCCATCTGGCCCTACAGCCAATACAACCCCTACCTACAGCGGGTTGCAAATGGAGAGCACAATATTGTCACCCCCGATCCGTTGATAGGTCTCAATGTCACCAGCGGTACCACGGGCGATCGTAAATTTATTGTGGTTACCAAGCGATCCCAGCGGTTAATCAATCGCACCAATCAAGTCGCCATGGGGTTTGCCCTAACCCTAGCTCGCCAGCAAAAGCGTCCGCTGGGCCAATTGTTGGTCACCACCGCCGTGATCAGTACAGGTGTCACCCAAGGCGGTATTCCCTACGGCCATGTCAGCAGCAGCGGGTTACGGTTAAGCGATCGCATCTATCGCTACGTGTTTTCCCAGCCCTATGATGCCCTCAAAATTTCTAATCCCGTTGCCCGTCACTATGTATGCCTGCTCTTTGCCATGAACAAGCGCCATACAGGGCTGATCGGCGCAACCTTTCCCGTTCTGGTGCTGCGCCTGTGTGACTATCTAGATCGATTCCGCGATCGCCTCCTAGACGACCTAGCCGCCGGTACTATCCCCACGGATCTATCGATTGAACCGGATCTACGCCAAACCCTAGAACGACTGATCCGCCCCCAACCTCGGCGTGCCGCTGAACTGCGTCAGATCCTCAAAGACACCGGTACGCTCACACCTCGGCAAATCTGGCCTGATCTCGCCTTTGTGATCACAGCCAAGGGCGGCACGTCTAACTTTTATTTCCAGCGCTTTGCTGACCACTTTGGCGATCTACCAATTTTTGGCGGCACCTACGCCTCAGCGGAAGCCACCTTTGGAGTCCATTGGCATTTCGAGAGCGAAGGAGCAATCCTAGCCATCGACAATGGTTTCTTTGAATTTATTCCCGCCGATCAATGGCAGGTGGAGCAACCCAAAACCCTGTTAGCCACTGAGGTCAAAGTTGGCGAGTTCTACCGCATTTTGATTACTAACTACGCCGGCTTCTACCGTTATGACCTGGGTGATGTGGTCGAGGTCATCGGCTTCTACGAACAAGCACCGCTGATTGTGTTTCGCTATCGCCAGGGCGGCACCCTATCAGCCACGACAGAAAAAACGACCGAATACCATGCAACACGAGCCCTGCAAGCCGCCCAGCGCGATCATGGCGTACAGCTTAAAGACTTTTGCATCACCCTATCAGAGCAGATCACCTTTGCTTACTATGTGATCAATGTAGAAGTGTCAGCCGACAGTCCATTAGAGGATCCCCAAGCATTTTTGGATCAGTGCGATCGCTATCTACAACTCGAAAATGCCAGCTATGGCGAAAAACGCACATCCGGTGAAATCGGTGAGCCCCGACTGCGACTGTTAGCGCCCGGTAGTTTTACCATCCTCTATGCCCGTCAGATCAAGCCCGGCATGACCGATGCCCAGCTTAAGTTTCCCCATATCAGCGGCGATCGCTCCTTCATGGATGGCATTGAAGTTGAGCAGGAAATCGTCCTCTAG
- a CDS encoding ABC transporter substrate-binding protein, with the protein MITMQDSHGLPLAMVRSLLSWLVSWLMPRWVRRLLLGIGLFLVALGLAVSCQAGSSTITLTMALSGIESVRWQPVIAEFERQHPDIRIALVEAHESTDDLEAIYADAFEQGNPTFDLVYADIIWVPRFAAAGWLLDVSDRPSAEDLADFLPNDLEGGRYQDRLYRIPLRSDIGVLHYRQDLLQQANLPVPTTFDDLVTTAQALRSQQMATWGYLWQGRSSEGLTAAFMEVLAGYGGSWINSDTLAVELDSPAALQAIQFLRRTITQGIAPERVTTYSEEETYRLFQDGEAAFLRNWPETWATVNSSESPVSGMVAIAPVVHAPGQESRGCQGGWGLAIAASTPHADAAWTAVQFFTQRQIQRRFALDVGYLPSRISLYSDPAILQHYHHYPDLLPMLERSVRRPAVPHYTQASEILQRYLHAALTDRLSPEQAIQAIVQETQTLLQDNT; encoded by the coding sequence ATGATCACCATGCAGGATTCCCATGGGTTACCGTTAGCGATGGTGCGATCGCTCCTATCTTGGTTGGTTAGCTGGTTGATGCCCCGTTGGGTACGTAGATTGCTCTTGGGAATCGGACTCTTTTTGGTAGCCCTAGGGCTAGCTGTGAGCTGCCAGGCTGGGTCATCCACCATTACCCTAACCATGGCGCTGTCGGGCATCGAGTCGGTGCGCTGGCAGCCAGTGATTGCTGAGTTTGAACGTCAGCATCCCGATATTCGCATTGCCTTGGTGGAAGCCCACGAGTCCACCGATGACCTAGAAGCTATCTATGCCGATGCCTTTGAGCAGGGTAATCCCACCTTTGATCTGGTGTATGCCGATATTATCTGGGTGCCCCGATTTGCGGCGGCAGGCTGGTTGCTGGATGTGAGCGATCGCCCCTCGGCGGAGGATCTCGCCGACTTTTTGCCCAATGACCTGGAAGGCGGGCGCTACCAAGATCGCCTTTATCGCATTCCTCTACGCTCAGACATTGGCGTCTTGCACTACCGTCAGGATCTGCTGCAGCAAGCTAATCTACCGGTGCCTACGACCTTTGATGACCTCGTGACCACAGCTCAAGCCTTGCGATCGCAACAAATGGCCACATGGGGCTATCTCTGGCAGGGGCGATCATCTGAGGGGCTAACGGCGGCCTTTATGGAGGTGTTGGCGGGCTATGGCGGCAGTTGGATTAATTCCGACACCCTCGCGGTGGAGCTGGATAGTCCAGCGGCGCTGCAAGCCATCCAGTTTTTGCGCCGCACCATCACCCAGGGCATTGCTCCGGAGCGGGTGACCACCTACAGCGAAGAGGAAACCTACCGGCTGTTTCAAGATGGTGAAGCGGCGTTCTTGCGCAATTGGCCAGAAACCTGGGCCACGGTCAATTCCAGTGAATCACCCGTCAGCGGTATGGTGGCGATCGCCCCTGTCGTTCATGCCCCAGGGCAGGAAAGTCGAGGCTGTCAGGGAGGCTGGGGGTTGGCGATCGCTGCCTCAACGCCCCATGCCGACGCGGCCTGGACGGCCGTACAGTTTTTCACCCAGCGGCAGATCCAGCGGCGCTTTGCCCTAGACGTGGGGTATCTACCTAGCCGCATCAGCCTCTACAGCGATCCCGCCATTTTGCAACACTATCACCACTATCCCGACCTGCTACCCATGCTAGAGCGCTCCGTGCGCCGACCCGCCGTTCCGCACTATACCCAAGCTTCCGAGATCCTGCAGCGCTATCTACACGCAGCCCTCACCGATCGCCTCTCCCCAGAACAAGCCATTCAAGCGATCGTTCAAGAAACCCAAACCCTGCTGCAGGACAATACCTAA
- a CDS encoding GspE/PulE family protein, whose translation MANSSSRRALVVQHNFSPFSNKLVQSGYADTDQMQQALVESRKSGRPLTDVLEVITGKRLPPDLIRQYKKQQLFELKILYGVESLDPEISQISTSQVATLIDNLIPIDVCRRYQLIPLSRNDEEPPSVLIAMVNPDDLGAQDDLNRILRPQGLALQRMVITNEDYQRIISKYLDEKVEQDKQRERESKVDVKSDLEELEYLELEEDLGDAEANLDDALQDAEAAPVIALVNKILVKALQEEVSDIHIEPQEEHLRIRFRKDGVLRQAFDPLPKKIIAAVTARFKIIASLDIAERRLPQDGRIRRIFDGRKVDFRVNTLPSRYGEKVCARILDNSSTQLGLDKLITDPDSLHIVQEMVARPFGLILVTGPTGSGKTTTLYSALAERNDPGVNISTAEDPIEYSLPGLTQVQVIREKGMDFASILRAFLRQDPDVILVGETRDRETAKTAIEAALTGHLVLTTLHTNDAASAIARLDEMGVEPFMVSSSLIGVLAQRLMRRVCFECRIPYTPTPEDLARFGLSVARDSEFTFYRANSLQPDEIQAARERNELCSTCSGIGYKGRSGVYEIMRITENLQTLITQGAPTERIKEVAVEEGMQTLLAYSLNLVRQGATTLEEVERVTFTDTGLESELKAKRKTSLTCRVCSAELKAEWLDCPYCTTPRFQD comes from the coding sequence ATGGCTAATTCCTCGTCGCGGCGTGCCCTAGTCGTCCAGCATAATTTCTCTCCCTTCAGCAACAAACTGGTTCAATCTGGCTATGCAGATACCGACCAAATGCAGCAGGCGTTGGTCGAAAGCCGCAAGTCTGGACGGCCTTTGACTGATGTTTTAGAGGTGATCACCGGCAAACGACTGCCTCCCGATCTCATTCGTCAGTACAAGAAACAGCAGCTTTTTGAGCTGAAGATTCTCTACGGCGTTGAGTCCCTCGACCCTGAAATCAGCCAAATTTCTACGAGTCAAGTCGCGACGTTGATCGACAACCTGATTCCCATTGACGTATGTCGGCGCTATCAGCTCATCCCGCTCTCAAGAAATGATGAGGAGCCGCCTTCTGTCCTCATTGCCATGGTGAATCCTGATGATCTTGGTGCCCAGGATGACCTCAATCGGATTCTGCGCCCCCAGGGTTTAGCCCTGCAGCGGATGGTGATCACCAATGAAGATTACCAACGCATCATCTCCAAATATTTAGACGAGAAGGTTGAGCAAGACAAGCAGCGCGAGCGTGAGTCCAAGGTTGACGTTAAATCTGATCTAGAAGAGCTTGAATATCTTGAGCTGGAAGAAGACCTCGGCGATGCCGAAGCCAACCTAGACGATGCTCTTCAGGATGCAGAGGCTGCTCCGGTCATTGCCTTGGTTAACAAAATCTTGGTCAAAGCCCTGCAGGAAGAGGTCTCTGACATTCACATCGAACCCCAAGAAGAGCATCTGCGTATCCGCTTCCGCAAAGATGGGGTGTTGCGTCAAGCCTTCGATCCGCTGCCGAAGAAGATTATTGCTGCCGTCACCGCCCGGTTTAAAATCATCGCCAGCCTAGATATTGCCGAGCGCCGCTTACCTCAAGATGGACGGATTCGCCGGATCTTTGATGGACGGAAAGTAGACTTCCGGGTCAATACGCTGCCCAGCCGCTACGGGGAAAAGGTGTGCGCCCGGATTCTCGATAACTCCTCAACCCAACTCGGGCTCGATAAGCTGATTACGGATCCTGATAGCCTGCATATTGTTCAAGAAATGGTAGCGCGTCCCTTCGGGCTGATCTTGGTGACGGGGCCCACCGGTTCCGGGAAAACCACCACCCTGTATTCTGCCCTAGCGGAGCGGAACGACCCCGGTGTTAACATTAGTACCGCGGAAGACCCGATTGAATATTCTCTGCCTGGGCTAACTCAGGTGCAGGTGATTCGGGAAAAAGGCATGGACTTTGCTTCCATTCTGCGTGCCTTCCTGCGTCAAGATCCTGATGTGATTCTGGTGGGTGAGACCCGTGACCGAGAAACGGCGAAAACAGCTATTGAGGCTGCCCTAACTGGACACTTGGTATTAACCACTCTGCACACCAACGATGCTGCCAGTGCGATCGCTCGTTTAGATGAAATGGGCGTAGAGCCGTTCATGGTGTCTAGCTCCCTCATTGGGGTCTTGGCTCAGCGCCTGATGCGCCGCGTTTGTTTTGAATGCCGTATTCCCTATACGCCCACGCCAGAAGATCTAGCCCGTTTTGGTCTAAGCGTTGCCCGGGACTCAGAGTTCACCTTCTATCGGGCTAACAGCCTCCAGCCGGACGAAATTCAGGCAGCTCGGGAACGGAATGAACTGTGCTCAACCTGCAGCGGCATTGGCTATAAAGGACGATCCGGGGTTTATGAGATTATGCGCATTACCGAAAATCTGCAAACCCTGATTACGCAAGGAGCCCCCACCGAGCGTATTAAGGAAGTTGCCGTGGAAGAAGGAATGCAAACCCTACTGGCCTATAGCCTCAACCTCGTGCGACAAGGGGCGACGACCCTCGAAGAAGTGGAACGGGTCACCTTCACCGACACCGGCTTAGAGTCTGAACTGAAGGCGAAACGCAAAACCTCACTCACCTGTCGAGTATGCAGCGCCGAACTTAAAGCAGAGTGGCTCGACTGTCCCTACTGCACAACTCCTCGATTCCAAGACTAG
- a CDS encoding type II secretion system F family protein, with product MPTYDVKARDSKGNPKRQKIIASSPAEARSTLREQGLYVQELSEAQGMMNFDLEQLSTALTSVSVKDKAIFSRQFAVLINAGVALVRSLGVLADQCPNPKLKKALQQINADVQQGTNLSDSMRKHPQCFDGLYVSMVQAGEVGGVLDEVMNRLAKLLEDVARLNNQIKSAMTYPVAVGFIAVVIFIGMTVFLIPIFADMFEQLGGDLPFFTKLMMAVSDFLRTPIYVVGIIVVVVAMVVSFRQYYKTRIGRETIDRISLKAPLFGDLIQKNATARFCRTFGSLSRSGVPILTALEIVRDTAGNQVISNAIDQARREVQTGGMISLALQREQVFPIMAIQMISIGEETGEIDSMLMKVADFYEDEVEQAVKALTSIMEPIMIVVLGGMVGSILVALYLPIFKIMDQIG from the coding sequence ATGCCTACTTACGACGTTAAAGCTAGAGATTCTAAGGGGAATCCAAAGCGGCAAAAAATCATTGCTAGTTCTCCTGCCGAAGCGCGCTCCACCTTGCGAGAGCAGGGTCTTTATGTTCAGGAGCTGAGTGAAGCTCAGGGCATGATGAACTTTGACTTAGAGCAGTTGTCAACCGCTTTGACATCTGTCTCTGTCAAGGATAAAGCCATTTTTTCTCGGCAGTTTGCAGTACTCATCAATGCGGGGGTAGCCTTAGTCCGCAGTTTAGGAGTATTGGCAGACCAATGTCCTAACCCAAAACTCAAAAAAGCGCTGCAGCAAATTAATGCGGATGTTCAACAGGGGACGAACCTGTCGGACTCGATGCGTAAGCATCCCCAATGTTTTGATGGTCTGTACGTCAGTATGGTGCAGGCGGGTGAAGTGGGGGGGGTCTTGGATGAAGTGATGAACCGCCTCGCCAAGCTTCTGGAAGACGTTGCCCGGTTGAATAACCAAATTAAATCTGCGATGACCTATCCGGTGGCGGTGGGGTTCATTGCTGTGGTCATTTTCATCGGCATGACCGTCTTCTTGATCCCGATTTTTGCCGATATGTTCGAACAGTTGGGTGGGGACTTGCCCTTCTTTACCAAACTCATGATGGCGGTGAGCGACTTTTTGCGCACGCCCATTTATGTAGTCGGTATTATTGTGGTGGTGGTAGCCATGGTGGTGTCGTTCCGCCAATATTACAAAACCCGCATTGGCCGTGAAACCATCGATCGCATCTCTTTGAAAGCACCTTTGTTCGGTGACTTGATTCAAAAAAACGCAACTGCTCGCTTCTGCCGCACCTTTGGGTCTCTGTCACGGTCGGGGGTACCGATTTTGACAGCGCTAGAAATTGTCCGCGATACGGCTGGCAACCAGGTGATTTCCAATGCCATTGACCAAGCGCGGCGAGAGGTGCAAACTGGCGGCATGATTAGCTTGGCGCTTCAGCGAGAGCAGGTCTTCCCGATCATGGCTATTCAGATGATTAGTATTGGGGAAGAAACTGGAGAAATTGACTCCATGCTCATGAAGGTAGCGGATTTCTATGAAGATGAGGTGGAACAGGCTGTAAAGGCGCTCACCAGTATCATGGAACCGATCATGATTGTGGTTTTGGGGGGGATGGTTGGCTCCATTCTTGTGGCGCTGTACCTACCGATCTTTAAGATCATGGATCAGATTGGCTAG
- a CDS encoding isochorismatase, which yields MAIALPLPDYFDPSKVGAVWPVPYEQRAAQAAAWSQCYDIPPSSQDHIRIALLAIDVQNTFCLPQFELFVGGRSGTGAIADNVRLCDFIYRNLGAITEIIPTLDTHTALQIFHAVFWVNEQGEHPPAMTMISATDVEQGRWRVNPAIAPQVTQGDVEALQRYGLYYVRQLSQDGKYPLTIWPYHSMLGGIGHALVAAVEEACFFHSIARQWTTRFELKGDHPLTENYSVLKPEIMQDDQQQAIAQANQGLMDHLLSFDAIYIAGQAKSHCVAWTVDDLLTRIQAVDPAIAQRVYLLEDCMSPVVVPGVVDFTDAAEEAFQRFAAAGMHRVQSTDPMPMMA from the coding sequence ATGGCGATCGCTTTACCCTTGCCTGACTATTTTGATCCGTCTAAGGTGGGCGCTGTGTGGCCAGTGCCCTACGAGCAACGGGCTGCCCAGGCCGCGGCTTGGTCCCAGTGCTATGACATTCCGCCGTCTAGCCAGGATCATATCCGCATTGCCCTTTTGGCGATTGATGTGCAAAATACATTTTGCCTGCCGCAGTTTGAGCTGTTTGTGGGCGGGCGATCGGGGACAGGAGCGATCGCCGATAATGTGCGGCTTTGTGACTTCATCTATCGTAATCTAGGAGCCATTACCGAAATTATTCCCACCCTCGACACCCACACGGCGCTGCAAATTTTCCATGCGGTATTTTGGGTGAACGAGCAGGGCGAGCATCCACCGGCGATGACCATGATTTCAGCAACGGATGTGGAGCAGGGGCGTTGGCGCGTCAATCCAGCGATCGCTCCCCAGGTTACCCAAGGCGATGTTGAGGCTCTGCAACGCTACGGGCTATATTACGTGCGCCAGCTCTCCCAGGATGGTAAATATCCGCTCACGATTTGGCCCTATCATTCCATGCTGGGGGGCATTGGCCACGCCTTGGTGGCAGCAGTGGAAGAGGCCTGTTTCTTTCATTCCATTGCGCGCCAATGGACAACCCGATTTGAACTCAAGGGCGATCATCCGCTGACGGAAAACTATTCTGTGCTCAAGCCAGAAATTATGCAGGATGATCAACAACAAGCGATCGCTCAAGCCAATCAAGGGTTGATGGATCATCTGCTCTCATTTGATGCGATTTATATTGCTGGGCAGGCTAAGAGCCATTGCGTGGCCTGGACGGTGGATGATTTGCTGACCCGCATTCAAGCCGTTGATCCAGCGATCGCCCAGCGGGTCTATCTTTTAGAAGACTGCATGTCTCCCGTGGTGGTGCCGGGAGTGGTGGACTTTACGGATGCCGCAGAGGAAGCATTCCAGCGATTTGCAGCGGCGGGAATGCATCGCGTACAGTCAACCGATCCAATGCCCATGATGGCTTAG